The Stappia sp. genome window below encodes:
- the rpsR gene encoding 30S ribosomal protein S18 has protein sequence MVDIAQLPTRRPFFRRRKTCPFSGANAPKIDYKDIRLLQRYISERGKIVPSRITAVSAKKQRELARAIKRARFLGLLPYVIK, from the coding sequence ATGGTCGATATCGCACAGCTTCCGACGCGGCGCCCCTTCTTCCGCCGCCGCAAGACCTGCCCGTTCTCCGGCGCCAACGCGCCGAAGATCGACTACAAGGACATCCGCCTGCTGCAGCGCTACATCTCCGAGCGCGGCAAGATCGTCCCGAGCCGCATCACGGCCGTGTCGGCGAAGAAGCAGCGCGAGCTGGCCCGCGCCATCAAGCGCGCCCGCTTCCTGGGTCTGCTGCCCTACGTGATCAAGTAA
- a CDS encoding acyl carrier protein, with protein MSDIADRVKKIVVEHLGVDAEKVTLEASFIDDLGADSLDTVELVMAFEEEFGVEIPDDAAETILTVGDAVKFLEKSAS; from the coding sequence ATGAGCGACATCGCGGATCGGGTAAAGAAGATCGTCGTCGAACATCTTGGCGTGGACGCCGAGAAGGTCACCCTGGAGGCGAGCTTCATCGACGACCTGGGCGCGGACAGCCTCGACACGGTCGAGCTGGTCATGGCCTTCGAGGAAGAATTCGGCGTGGAAATTCCGGACGATGCGGCGGAGACCATCCTCACGGTGGGCGACGCGGTGAAGTTCCTGGAAAAGAGCGCCAGCTGA
- the rplI gene encoding 50S ribosomal protein L9 translates to MQIILLERVNKLGQMGEVVKVKDGYARNYLLPQGKALRASKANLARFETERAQLEARNLERKSEAEGVAKSLDGKSFVLIRQAGETGQLYGSVSTRDIAEALTEGGFSALRSQVRLDKPLKTIGLHTVIVLLHPEVEVEITLNIARSNDEAERQAKGEDLTTRDFDTFEFEEDEDEDEGDEEAGDGEASAEAEEGEERA, encoded by the coding sequence ATGCAGATCATTCTTCTGGAGCGCGTGAACAAGCTCGGCCAGATGGGCGAAGTCGTGAAGGTCAAGGACGGCTACGCGCGCAACTACCTGCTGCCGCAGGGCAAGGCGCTGCGCGCCAGCAAGGCCAACCTGGCCCGCTTCGAGACCGAGCGTGCCCAGCTCGAGGCCCGCAACCTGGAGCGCAAGAGCGAGGCCGAGGGCGTCGCCAAGTCGCTCGACGGCAAGAGCTTCGTGCTCATTCGTCAGGCCGGCGAGACCGGTCAGCTCTACGGCTCGGTGTCGACCCGCGACATCGCCGAGGCGCTCACCGAAGGCGGCTTCAGCGCGCTGCGCTCGCAGGTCCGTCTCGACAAGCCGCTCAAGACCATCGGCCTGCACACCGTGATCGTCCTGCTTCACCCGGAAGTCGAGGTCGAGATCACCCTCAACATCGCCCGCTCGAACGACGAAGCCGAGCGTCAGGCGAAGGGTGAGGATCTCACCACCCGCGACTTCGACACCTTCGAGTTCGAAGAGGACGAAGACGAGGACGAGGGCGACGAAGAGGCCGGCGACGGCGAGGCGTCCGCCGAGGCCGAAGAGGGCGAGGAGCGGGCCTGA
- the gmk gene encoding guanylate kinase — protein MSEPEQAGTVVTSERADAERRGLMLVLSSPSGAGKSTIARQLLDQESNLTLSISVTTRARRTSEIDGVHYHFISRERFEQMRERGELLEWAEVHGNYYGTPRDPVEQALSRGGDVLFDIDIQGTFQLYDAVRPDVVSVFILPPSIAEMKSRLHRRAEDTPEVIRRRLQTAVGEMKHWSQYDYVIVNDDLQRAYDGARSILRAERLKRERSPAIGTFIEGMVEDLKRETGEA, from the coding sequence ATGAGCGAGCCGGAGCAGGCGGGAACGGTGGTGACGTCCGAGCGGGCCGACGCGGAGCGGCGCGGTCTGATGCTCGTGCTGTCCTCGCCCTCGGGCGCGGGCAAGTCGACCATCGCGCGGCAATTGCTCGATCAGGAAAGCAATCTCACGCTCTCCATCTCCGTGACCACGCGCGCGCGCCGCACCAGCGAGATCGACGGCGTGCACTATCATTTCATTTCCCGGGAGCGCTTCGAGCAGATGCGCGAGCGCGGCGAACTGCTGGAATGGGCCGAGGTGCACGGCAATTACTACGGCACGCCGCGCGACCCGGTGGAGCAGGCCCTGTCGCGCGGGGGCGATGTGCTGTTCGACATCGACATCCAGGGCACGTTCCAGCTCTATGATGCGGTGCGGCCCGACGTGGTGTCGGTGTTCATCCTGCCGCCGTCGATCGCGGAGATGAAATCGCGCCTGCACCGCCGGGCGGAGGACACGCCCGAGGTGATCCGGCGCCGTCTTCAGACGGCGGTCGGCGAGATGAAGCATTGGTCGCAATACGACTATGTCATCGTCAACGACGACCTGCAGCGCGCCTACGACGGGGCGCGCTCGATCCTGCGCGCCGAGCGGCTGAAGCGCGAGCGAAGCCCGGCCATCGGCACCTTCATCGAGGGCATGGTCGAGGATCTCAAGCGGGAAACCGGCGAGGCGTGA
- the fabF gene encoding beta-ketoacyl-ACP synthase II — protein MRRVVVTGLGMVTPMACGVEETWSRILKGESGASRVEHFEVADLACQIACQIPRGDGSNGTFNPDDWMDPKEQRKVDDFIVFAMAAAEQAITDCGWAPKTHEEQIRAGVLIGSGIGGLQGIEATAHVLRDKGPRRVSPFFIPGRLINLAGGYVSIRHGLKGPNHAVVTACSTGAHAIGDAARLIALDDADVMVAGGTESPVCRIALAGFAAARALSTGFNDRAEIASRPYDKDRDGFVMGEGAGVVVLEEYERAKARGARIYGEIVGYGLSGDAYHITAPASDGDGAYRCMQAALKRAGMSAGDIDYVNAHGTSTPLGDEIELGAVQRLAGAAAAGMTMSSTKSSTGHLLGAAGAIEAIFSLLAMRDNIAPPTINLDQPSVETEIDLVPNAAKKMTIDSALSNSFGFGGTNASLVFRKVAA, from the coding sequence ATGAGGCGAGTGGTCGTTACCGGCCTCGGGATGGTCACGCCGATGGCGTGCGGTGTCGAGGAAACCTGGTCCAGAATTCTCAAGGGCGAGAGCGGGGCGTCCCGCGTCGAGCACTTCGAGGTGGCTGATCTCGCCTGCCAGATTGCCTGTCAGATCCCGCGCGGCGACGGCTCCAACGGCACGTTCAATCCGGACGACTGGATGGACCCGAAGGAGCAGCGCAAGGTCGACGACTTCATCGTTTTCGCCATGGCGGCCGCCGAACAGGCGATCACCGACTGTGGCTGGGCCCCCAAGACCCATGAAGAGCAGATCCGCGCCGGCGTGCTGATCGGCTCCGGGATCGGCGGCCTGCAGGGCATCGAGGCCACCGCCCATGTCCTGCGCGACAAGGGGCCGCGCCGCGTGTCTCCCTTCTTCATTCCCGGCCGTCTGATCAATCTGGCGGGCGGCTACGTCTCGATCCGGCACGGGCTCAAGGGCCCGAACCACGCCGTCGTCACGGCGTGCTCCACCGGCGCGCACGCCATCGGCGACGCGGCCCGGCTGATCGCGCTGGACGATGCCGATGTGATGGTGGCCGGCGGCACGGAATCGCCGGTGTGCCGCATCGCGCTGGCCGGCTTTGCCGCCGCGCGGGCGCTGTCCACGGGCTTCAACGACCGCGCCGAGATCGCGTCGCGTCCCTATGACAAGGATCGCGACGGCTTCGTCATGGGCGAGGGCGCGGGCGTCGTCGTGCTCGAGGAATACGAACGCGCCAAGGCGCGCGGCGCCCGGATCTACGGCGAGATCGTCGGCTACGGCCTGTCGGGCGATGCCTATCACATCACCGCGCCGGCGTCGGATGGCGACGGGGCTTACCGCTGCATGCAGGCCGCGCTCAAGCGCGCCGGCATGTCCGCCGGCGACATCGACTATGTGAACGCCCATGGCACCTCGACGCCGCTCGGCGACGAGATCGAGCTCGGTGCCGTGCAACGGCTGGCCGGCGCGGCGGCGGCGGGCATGACCATGTCCTCCACCAAGTCGTCGACCGGACATCTGCTCGGCGCGGCCGGTGCGATCGAGGCGATCTTCTCGTTGCTGGCGATGCGCGACAACATCGCGCCGCCGACGATCAACCTCGACCAGCCCTCCGTCGAGACCGAGATCGATCTGGTGCCCAATGCGGCCAAGAAGATGACCATCGATTCGGCCCTGTCGAACTCCTTCGGCTTCGGCGGCACCAATGCCTCGCTGGTGTTCCGCAAGGTCGCGGCCTGA
- a CDS encoding peptidylprolyl isomerase produces MTWMRWGLAAASMMLVAVVAPAPVAAQTAIEVVVNNKPITSFDIRQRAGLLRLTTGRGGAAANRAAKEELIDEQLKMQEAERIGLQVSKAEVDRAFADLASRVKLSANGLSQALRRAGVRPETLRDRLEAEIAWGQILRARFQQEVRISEADVIAALRRQDDSDNETSTEYRVQSIIFVVPAKASSGQKSQRRRDAERFRSSFSSCDQSEALADQYSEVVVRPAQLRLETELPPPVRELVEKTPVGKTTSPQDTPNGYELYAVCDKREIASNAAARMEIEDELRNKEGQQLSRRYMRELRRRAIVDYR; encoded by the coding sequence ATGACTTGGATGCGCTGGGGGCTTGCTGCGGCATCGATGATGCTGGTCGCCGTGGTGGCGCCGGCCCCGGTGGCCGCGCAGACCGCAATCGAGGTGGTGGTCAACAACAAGCCGATCACCAGCTTCGACATTCGCCAGCGCGCCGGCCTTCTGCGCCTGACCACGGGTCGTGGCGGCGCGGCCGCCAACCGGGCGGCGAAGGAAGAGCTGATCGACGAACAGCTCAAGATGCAGGAGGCCGAGCGCATCGGCCTTCAGGTCTCCAAGGCCGAGGTCGACCGGGCCTTCGCCGATCTGGCGAGCCGCGTGAAGCTGTCGGCGAACGGCCTGTCGCAGGCGCTGCGCCGCGCCGGCGTGCGCCCCGAGACGCTGCGCGACCGGCTGGAAGCGGAAATCGCCTGGGGCCAGATCCTGCGCGCCCGCTTTCAGCAGGAGGTGCGCATTTCCGAGGCCGACGTGATCGCCGCCCTGCGCCGGCAGGACGACAGCGACAACGAAACCAGCACCGAATACCGGGTGCAGAGCATCATCTTCGTGGTGCCCGCCAAGGCCTCTTCGGGGCAGAAGTCGCAGCGCCGCCGCGATGCCGAGCGCTTCCGCTCGTCCTTCTCCTCCTGCGACCAGTCCGAGGCGCTGGCCGACCAGTACAGCGAGGTCGTCGTTCGGCCCGCCCAGCTGCGTCTGGAGACGGAACTGCCGCCGCCCGTGCGCGAACTCGTGGAAAAGACGCCGGTCGGCAAGACGACGTCGCCGCAGGACACCCCCAATGGCTACGAGCTCTACGCGGTGTGCGACAAACGCGAGATCGCCAGCAACGCCGCCGCGCGGATGGAGATCGAGGACGAGTTGCGCAACAAGGAAGGCCAGCAGCTGAGCCGCCGCTACATGCGCGAACTGCGCCGGCGCGCCATCGTCGACTATCGCTGA
- the rsmA gene encoding 16S rRNA (adenine(1518)-N(6)/adenine(1519)-N(6))-dimethyltransferase RsmA, producing MSQIDALPPLREVIGAHDLQAKKSLGQNFLLDLNLTLRIARTAGDLSQTTVLEVGPGPGGLTRALLVAGAKRVVAVEKDTRCLAALDEIAAHYPGRLDIRNADALGIDLREIAGDGPLKIVANLPYNVGTQLLLNWVATRAWPPAWQSLTLMFQKEVAERIVAEPGSKAYGRLGVLVGWRCHATLAFEVSPKAFTPPPKVTSAIVHITPRSHPLPCDIGALERVTRAAFGQRRKMLRASLKSLAPDAQARIEAAGLDPTARAEELGIAQFVELARGFA from the coding sequence ATGAGCCAGATCGACGCCTTGCCGCCCTTGCGCGAGGTCATTGGCGCGCATGACCTTCAGGCGAAGAAGTCGCTCGGCCAGAACTTCCTGCTCGATCTCAACCTGACGCTTCGCATCGCGCGCACCGCCGGCGATCTGTCGCAAACGACCGTGCTGGAAGTCGGCCCCGGCCCGGGCGGACTGACCCGGGCCCTCCTTGTCGCCGGCGCCAAGCGGGTGGTGGCCGTGGAGAAGGACACGCGCTGTCTGGCCGCGCTGGACGAGATCGCCGCGCATTATCCCGGCCGCCTCGACATCCGCAACGCCGACGCGCTCGGCATCGACCTCCGGGAAATCGCCGGCGACGGGCCGCTCAAGATCGTCGCCAACCTGCCCTACAACGTCGGCACGCAACTGCTGCTCAACTGGGTGGCGACGCGCGCCTGGCCGCCGGCCTGGCAGTCGCTGACGCTGATGTTCCAGAAGGAAGTCGCCGAACGGATCGTCGCGGAGCCGGGCAGCAAGGCCTACGGCCGCCTCGGCGTGCTCGTCGGCTGGCGCTGCCATGCAACCCTCGCCTTCGAGGTCAGCCCCAAGGCGTTCACGCCGCCGCCCAAGGTCACCTCGGCCATCGTGCACATCACGCCGCGCAGCCATCCCCTGCCCTGCGATATCGGCGCGCTGGAGCGCGTCACGCGTGCCGCCTTCGGCCAGCGGCGCAAGATGCTGCGCGCAAGCCTCAAGAGCCTGGCGCCCGACGCCCAGGCACGCATCGAGGCCGCCGGTCTCGACCCGACGGCCCGCGCCGAAGAGCTCGGCATTGCCCAATTCGTGGAGCTGGCGCGCGGCTTCGCGTGA
- the pdxA gene encoding 4-hydroxythreonine-4-phosphate dehydrogenase PdxA, translating into MKPMLLPLAVTLGDPGGIGPDVLLSAWAERVERDLPPFYAIGDAEFLAARAKRLNLTVKIREARADTALDVFPDALPVVALPQSIADTPGVADPANAAAVIASIDRAVEDCLTGRAAAVVTNPINKKALYDAGFSHPGHTEYLGARARDAGHDRHTPVMLLAGPDLLVVPVTVHMPLRDVPQALTRDLIVGTARIVHRDLAERFRIAEPRLALAGLNPHAGENGALGTEDGDIIAPAVARLKADGIDAVGPLPADTMFHPEARATYDCALAMYHDQALIPAKTLAFHDAVNTTLGLPFVRTSPDHGTALTIAGSGTARVDSFAAAIRLAAVLADPGLVA; encoded by the coding sequence ATGAAACCCATGCTCCTGCCCCTCGCGGTGACGCTCGGCGATCCCGGCGGCATCGGCCCCGACGTGCTGCTGTCCGCCTGGGCCGAGCGCGTCGAGCGCGATCTGCCGCCCTTCTATGCGATCGGCGATGCGGAGTTTCTGGCCGCCCGCGCAAAACGGCTGAACCTCACCGTGAAAATCCGCGAGGCCCGGGCCGACACGGCCCTCGACGTGTTTCCCGACGCCCTGCCCGTCGTCGCGCTGCCGCAGAGCATCGCCGACACGCCCGGCGTGGCCGACCCGGCCAATGCGGCGGCCGTGATCGCCTCGATCGACAGGGCCGTCGAAGATTGCCTGACGGGGCGTGCCGCCGCCGTGGTGACCAACCCGATCAACAAGAAGGCGCTTTACGACGCCGGCTTTTCCCACCCCGGGCACACCGAGTATCTGGGGGCGCGGGCGCGCGATGCCGGCCACGACCGCCACACGCCGGTGATGCTGCTCGCCGGACCCGACCTGCTCGTGGTGCCCGTCACCGTGCACATGCCGCTGAGGGACGTGCCGCAGGCGCTGACGCGGGATCTGATCGTCGGCACCGCCCGCATCGTCCACCGCGATCTGGCGGAGCGGTTCCGGATCGCCGAGCCGCGCCTGGCGCTCGCCGGTCTCAACCCCCATGCGGGCGAGAATGGCGCGCTCGGCACGGAGGACGGCGACATCATCGCGCCGGCCGTCGCGCGCCTCAAGGCGGACGGGATCGACGCCGTCGGGCCGCTTCCGGCGGACACGATGTTCCATCCGGAGGCGCGCGCCACCTATGACTGCGCGCTCGCCATGTATCACGATCAGGCGCTGATCCCGGCCAAGACGCTGGCCTTTCACGATGCGGTCAATACGACGCTGGGGCTGCCCTTCGTGCGCACCTCGCCCGACCATGGCACGGCGCTCACCATCGCCGGCAGCGGCACGGCGCGCGTCGACAGTTTCGCCGCCGCGATCCGTCTGGCGGCGGTGCTTGCCGATCCCGGCCTCGTCGCATGA
- the fabD gene encoding ACP S-malonyltransferase has translation MSIAFTFPGQGSQAVGMGKALAERFAEARAVFEEVDEALGQKLSDIMWNGPEADLTLTANAQPALMAVSLATMRAAEARGLDLKASVAYVAGHSLGEYSALAAAGALSVGDAARLLRIRGEAMQKAVPVGEGAMAALLGLDFDAAVKVAEEAAGGEVCQAANDNAPGQVVVSGTKAAVERAIEIAKAHGARRAVLLPVSAPFHCALMAPAADVMAGALAEVDFAAPAVPLVANVLAAPISDPAEIRQRLVEQVTGTVRWRESVAWMADNGVETVYEIGTGKVLTGMVRRIAKDLTGVAVNTPEDIDALVGALAGD, from the coding sequence ATGAGCATCGCATTCACCTTCCCCGGACAGGGCAGCCAGGCCGTCGGCATGGGCAAGGCGCTGGCCGAGCGCTTCGCGGAAGCCCGCGCGGTCTTCGAGGAGGTGGACGAAGCGCTCGGGCAGAAGCTCTCCGACATCATGTGGAACGGTCCGGAAGCCGATCTGACGCTGACGGCCAACGCCCAGCCGGCGCTGATGGCGGTGAGCCTCGCCACCATGCGCGCGGCCGAGGCGCGGGGCCTCGATCTGAAGGCTTCCGTCGCCTATGTGGCGGGCCATTCGCTCGGCGAATACTCCGCGCTCGCCGCCGCCGGCGCGCTTTCGGTCGGCGATGCGGCGCGCCTGCTGCGCATTCGCGGCGAAGCGATGCAGAAAGCTGTTCCCGTCGGCGAGGGCGCCATGGCGGCGTTGCTCGGCCTCGACTTCGACGCGGCCGTGAAGGTCGCCGAGGAAGCGGCCGGCGGCGAGGTCTGCCAGGCGGCCAACGACAACGCGCCCGGCCAGGTCGTCGTGTCGGGCACCAAGGCCGCCGTCGAGCGGGCGATCGAGATCGCAAAGGCGCATGGCGCGCGCCGTGCCGTGCTGCTGCCGGTCAGCGCGCCGTTCCATTGCGCGCTGATGGCGCCGGCCGCAGACGTGATGGCCGGTGCGCTCGCCGAGGTCGATTTCGCCGCGCCGGCGGTGCCGCTCGTCGCCAATGTGCTCGCCGCGCCGATCTCCGATCCGGCCGAGATCCGCCAGCGGCTGGTGGAACAGGTCACCGGCACGGTGCGCTGGCGCGAGTCGGTCGCCTGGATGGCCGACAACGGCGTGGAGACCGTTTATGAGATCGGAACCGGCAAGGTGCTGACCGGCATGGTGCGGCGCATCGCCAAGGATCTGACCGGGGTGGCCGTCAACACGCCGGAGGATATCGACGCGCTGGTCGGCGCCCTCGCCGGCGACTGA
- the fabG gene encoding 3-oxoacyl-[acyl-carrier-protein] reductase, which yields MFDLTSKTALVTGATGGLGEAIARTLHRQGATVALSGTRAEKLEALAADLGERVHVVPANLMDRASVDALVPAAEEAMGPLDILVNNAGITRDNLFVRMKDEEWDQVLEVNLTAAFRLSRAAAKGMMRRRSGRIIGIASVVGVTGNAGQANYAAAKAGMIGMAKSLAREVAARNVTVNTIAPGFIETPMTDALNDKQRESILGGVPAGRLGRAEEIAAAALYLASDEAGYVTGETLHVNGGMAMI from the coding sequence ATGTTCGATCTGACTTCGAAAACCGCGCTGGTGACCGGCGCGACCGGGGGCCTCGGCGAGGCCATCGCCCGCACGCTGCACCGCCAGGGCGCCACCGTCGCGCTGTCCGGCACGCGGGCGGAAAAGCTCGAGGCGCTGGCCGCCGATCTCGGCGAACGCGTCCATGTGGTCCCGGCCAACCTGATGGATCGGGCGTCCGTCGACGCCCTGGTCCCGGCCGCCGAGGAGGCGATGGGCCCGCTCGACATTCTCGTCAATAACGCCGGCATCACCCGCGACAACCTCTTCGTGCGCATGAAGGACGAGGAGTGGGATCAGGTTCTGGAAGTCAATCTGACCGCCGCCTTCCGCCTGTCCCGGGCCGCCGCCAAGGGCATGATGCGGCGCCGCTCGGGCCGGATCATCGGCATTGCGTCGGTCGTCGGCGTCACCGGCAACGCCGGCCAGGCCAACTATGCCGCCGCAAAGGCCGGCATGATCGGCATGGCCAAGTCGCTCGCCCGCGAGGTTGCCGCGCGCAACGTCACGGTCAACACGATCGCGCCGGGTTTCATCGAAACGCCGATGACCGACGCGCTCAACGACAAGCAGCGGGAATCGATCCTCGGCGGCGTTCCCGCGGGCCGTCTCGGGCGGGCCGAGGAAATCGCCGCCGCCGCACTCTATCTGGCGAGCGACGAAGCGGGCTATGTCACCGGCGAGACGCTTCACGTCAATGGTGGCATGGCCATGATCTAA
- the mltG gene encoding endolytic transglycosylase MltG, protein MSETPKDDTDAGTGASEGGFRPNPKSPREAIQPEPAPQPPARSRHVRNPLVIVINFLLSLAVLGVIAAGGLLYWGKAEFEAAGPLEAEKTVIISSGSSLQAIADTLENQGVIDNSYIFWAGVQAYKNAARLKAGEYAFAPGASMRDVMNDLVSGKAVYHSVTVPEGWTSQQIVERVRAHPILTGQLDEIPPEGSLMPETYTFTRGTTRADIIRQMRAAQTKALAEIWERRVEDLPIETPEELVILASIVEKETARADERPRVAGVFVNRLRRGMRLQSDPTILYGLYGGEAWTRDRSAITRSELDARNPYNTYQIDRLPPGPIGNPGRAAMEAVANPSRTDDLFFVADGTGGHVFAETYEQHRRNVAKWREIERARRAAEAEEARRQQEAGEAETAPGNGG, encoded by the coding sequence ATGAGCGAAACGCCTAAAGATGACACGGATGCCGGAACCGGGGCATCGGAGGGGGGCTTCCGGCCCAACCCGAAGAGCCCGCGCGAGGCGATCCAGCCCGAGCCCGCGCCGCAGCCGCCGGCGCGTTCGCGGCATGTGCGCAACCCGCTGGTCATCGTCATCAACTTCCTGCTGTCGCTTGCCGTTCTGGGCGTGATCGCCGCCGGCGGCCTGCTCTACTGGGGCAAGGCGGAGTTCGAGGCGGCGGGGCCGCTCGAGGCGGAAAAGACGGTCATCATCTCCTCGGGTTCGAGCCTTCAGGCTATCGCCGACACGCTCGAGAACCAGGGCGTCATCGACAATTCCTACATCTTCTGGGCCGGCGTTCAGGCCTACAAGAACGCGGCGCGCCTCAAGGCCGGCGAATACGCCTTCGCGCCCGGCGCGTCGATGCGCGACGTGATGAACGATCTCGTCAGCGGCAAGGCGGTCTATCATTCGGTCACGGTGCCGGAGGGCTGGACCAGCCAGCAGATCGTCGAGCGCGTGCGCGCCCACCCGATCCTGACCGGTCAGCTGGACGAAATCCCGCCGGAAGGCTCGCTGATGCCGGAGACCTACACCTTCACGCGCGGCACGACACGGGCCGACATCATTCGCCAGATGCGGGCCGCGCAGACGAAGGCGCTGGCCGAGATCTGGGAACGTCGGGTGGAGGATCTGCCCATCGAGACGCCGGAAGAGCTGGTGATCCTCGCCTCGATCGTGGAGAAGGAAACCGCGCGCGCGGACGAACGGCCGCGCGTCGCCGGCGTCTTCGTCAACCGTCTGCGGCGCGGCATGCGCCTGCAGTCCGACCCCACGATCCTTTACGGGCTTTATGGCGGCGAGGCCTGGACACGCGACCGCTCGGCGATCACGCGCTCCGAACTGGATGCCCGCAATCCCTATAACACCTATCAGATCGACCGGCTGCCGCCGGGGCCGATCGGCAATCCGGGCCGCGCGGCCATGGAGGCGGTGGCCAATCCCTCGCGCACCGACGATCTGTTCTTCGTCGCCGACGGGACCGGCGGGCACGTCTTCGCCGAGACCTACGAACAGCATCGCCGCAATGTCGCCAAATGGCGCGAGATCGAGCGGGCGCGACGTGCGGCGGAAGCGGAAGAGGCGCGGCGCCAGCAGGAGGCGGGCGAGGCCGAGACCGCGCCGGGCAACGGCGGCTGA
- a CDS encoding YicC/YloC family endoribonuclease, with the protein MTRDTLSEDGTPSGGAGGGAPKALASMTGFGRADDALDGARWTWELRSVNGKGLDLRLRLPQGLEELESYCRERGGAVLTRGNVTIGLSYQRAQGEAVPHINDAALNAMLSALETVRRRVPDAAPVALDGILAQRGVVEWKEPDEDPATRAALISALKRSFDAALDALVDMRRTEGDSITALLRGQLAEIDRLRRAAEDAPCRAPEAIRKRLRSQVEALMETGVAFDAARLHQEAALLATKADIREELDRLAAHVEAATALLDGGGPVGRRLDFLAQEFNRETNTLCSKSNGTELTAIGLDLKTLIDQMREQIQNLE; encoded by the coding sequence ATGACACGAGACACATTGTCGGAAGACGGCACCCCATCAGGCGGTGCCGGGGGCGGTGCGCCGAAGGCGCTTGCCAGCATGACCGGCTTCGGCCGCGCCGACGACGCGCTCGACGGGGCGCGCTGGACCTGGGAACTGCGCTCGGTCAACGGTAAGGGGCTCGATCTGCGCCTGCGCCTTCCGCAAGGCCTGGAAGAGCTCGAAAGCTATTGCCGGGAGCGCGGGGGCGCGGTGCTCACGCGCGGCAATGTCACAATCGGTCTCAGCTATCAGCGCGCCCAGGGCGAGGCGGTGCCGCATATCAACGACGCCGCGCTGAACGCCATGCTCTCCGCGCTGGAAACCGTGCGCCGACGTGTTCCGGACGCCGCTCCGGTGGCGCTCGACGGCATTCTGGCGCAGCGCGGCGTCGTGGAATGGAAGGAGCCGGACGAGGATCCGGCGACCCGCGCGGCGCTGATTTCCGCACTCAAGCGCAGCTTCGATGCCGCCCTTGACGCGCTCGTCGACATGCGGCGGACGGAAGGCGACAGCATCACCGCCCTGCTGCGCGGGCAGCTGGCCGAGATCGATCGCCTGCGGCGGGCCGCCGAGGATGCGCCGTGCCGTGCGCCCGAGGCGATCCGCAAGCGGTTGCGGAGCCAGGTCGAGGCGCTGATGGAGACCGGCGTCGCGTTCGACGCCGCCCGGCTGCATCAGGAGGCGGCGCTGCTCGCCACCAAGGCGGACATTCGCGAGGAACTGGACCGGCTTGCGGCGCATGTGGAGGCGGCGACGGCGCTGCTCGACGGCGGCGGTCCGGTCGGGCGCCGGCTCGACTTCCTCGCGCAGGAGTTCAACCGCGAGACCAACACGCTGTGTTCCAAGTCGAACGGCACGGAGCTGACGGCGATCGGGCTCGACCTGAAGACGCTCATCGACCAGATGCGCGAGCAGATCCAGAACCTGGAGTGA